In one Candidatus Ozemobacteraceae bacterium genomic region, the following are encoded:
- the lpxI gene encoding UDP-2,3-diacylglucosamine diphosphatase LpxI (LpxI, functionally equivalent to LpxH, replaces it in LPS biosynthesis in a minority of bacteria.), with the protein MPVIGLIAGNGRFPLYFAEAARQGGHEVIAVAIKEETSPELEKNADQVYWFHVGELQGMIDAFLRHGIDRVVMAGKITKTRMFNQLKPDARLMRVFEKTPIRNDDALLKALAGEFVSEGIHVCDSTMFLASLLPQKGPLTRRHPTTEEWLDIQYGHEIAKKIAGLDIGQTVVVKNRAILAVEAIEGTDEAILRGGKLGNGGVTVVKVARPDQDMRFDLPVIGVDTIRTLIQAKARCLAFQEQKTLLLDRAEVVAMADASDLAIVVV; encoded by the coding sequence GTGCCAGTAATCGGATTGATCGCAGGGAACGGGCGATTCCCCCTGTATTTCGCCGAGGCGGCCCGGCAGGGCGGCCACGAAGTCATTGCCGTCGCCATCAAGGAAGAAACCTCGCCCGAGCTGGAAAAGAACGCGGACCAGGTCTACTGGTTCCACGTTGGCGAGCTCCAGGGCATGATCGACGCGTTCCTTCGCCACGGCATCGACAGGGTCGTCATGGCGGGCAAGATCACCAAGACCCGCATGTTCAACCAGCTCAAACCCGACGCACGCCTGATGCGCGTTTTCGAGAAAACCCCCATCCGCAACGACGATGCGCTGCTCAAGGCCCTTGCCGGGGAGTTCGTCAGCGAGGGAATCCATGTCTGTGACTCGACGATGTTCCTGGCGTCGCTGCTTCCCCAGAAGGGGCCGCTCACGCGCAGGCACCCGACCACCGAGGAGTGGCTCGACATCCAGTACGGCCACGAGATCGCGAAGAAGATCGCCGGCCTCGACATCGGCCAGACCGTTGTCGTGAAGAATCGCGCGATTCTCGCCGTCGAGGCGATCGAAGGCACCGACGAGGCGATCCTGCGCGGAGGCAAGCTTGGCAACGGCGGCGTCACGGTCGTCAAGGTCGCCCGCCCGGACCAGGACATGCGGTTCGACCTGCCGGTCATCGGCGTGGACACGATCCGGACGCTGATCCAGGCGAAGGCCCGCTGTCTCGCCTTCCAGGAGCAGAAAACGCTTCTGCTCGACCGGGCCGAGGTCGTCGCGATGGCCGATGCGTCCGATCTGGCAATCGTCGTGGTGTGA
- a CDS encoding Gfo/Idh/MocA family oxidoreductase, producing the protein MSEAVRVGVIGTGHLGKHHARILADMAGAKLVGVSDVNEEVGRAIAETYGVSYHRDFRELGGNVDAVCVVVPTFLHHEVARFFLERNVNTFIEKPLTKTLDEATDLVKLAGAKQLTLQVGHVERFNAAIIRLQSFCEYPRFIECQRMGPFSKRISDVGVVQDLMIHDIDIVLSLVRSPIARIDAVGIPVLTENEDIANAHILFENGCIANLTASRVSDEVIRKLRIFELDKYCSLDYANQAITLRRKDEREEKIIKEQLDIQRVEPLRQELEHFITCIREKRKPLVTIEDGKNALEVALEILAQIKTGWTRK; encoded by the coding sequence ATGAGCGAGGCAGTCAGGGTCGGAGTCATCGGGACCGGGCATCTCGGAAAACACCATGCGCGCATTCTCGCCGATATGGCGGGGGCGAAACTCGTCGGCGTCTCAGACGTCAACGAGGAGGTCGGCCGCGCGATCGCCGAAACGTACGGCGTCTCCTACCACCGCGATTTCCGGGAACTCGGCGGGAACGTCGATGCCGTCTGCGTCGTCGTTCCGACGTTCCTGCACCATGAGGTGGCGCGGTTTTTCCTCGAGCGCAACGTCAATACGTTCATCGAAAAGCCCCTCACCAAGACGCTCGACGAGGCGACCGACCTCGTGAAGCTGGCCGGCGCCAAGCAGCTGACCCTCCAGGTCGGCCATGTCGAGCGCTTCAACGCCGCCATCATCAGGCTCCAGTCGTTCTGTGAGTATCCGCGGTTCATCGAGTGCCAGCGGATGGGGCCATTCTCCAAACGCATTTCGGACGTCGGCGTCGTCCAGGACCTGATGATCCACGACATCGACATCGTGCTCTCCCTCGTGCGGTCGCCCATCGCCCGCATCGACGCGGTCGGCATTCCGGTCCTCACCGAAAACGAGGACATCGCGAACGCCCACATCCTGTTCGAGAACGGCTGCATCGCGAACCTGACCGCCTCGCGCGTGAGCGACGAGGTGATCCGCAAGCTGCGGATCTTCGAGCTCGACAAATACTGCTCGCTTGATTACGCCAACCAGGCCATCACGCTTCGCCGCAAGGACGAGCGCGAGGAGAAGATCATCAAGGAGCAGCTCGACATCCAGCGTGTGGAGCCCCTGCGCCAGGAACTCGAGCATTTCATCACCTGCATCCGCGAGAAACGCAAGCCGCTCGTGACGATCGAGGACGGGAAGAACGCCCTCGAAGTCGCGCTCGAAATTCTTGCCCAGATAAAGACCGGGTGGACCCGCAAATGA
- a CDS encoding isoprenylcysteine carboxylmethyltransferase family protein, with translation MNGSPVPGGLRERIGGFFFRWRDVLPVPIALFLVARAKFRPLGWLLGLPLVAAGEILRLAAIRHIGPTTRTREICADRLVTSGPYAWVRHPLYLANALKVAGMLLCAGNLPAGVLATIFYTVEFTTMIPYEEAFLKDRFPESFESWAARTPAFIPRRPEKADENAETHPKWDWGEAFRSERRTFTSTGLILSALAGACLARRENTA, from the coding sequence ATGAATGGAAGCCCGGTCCCGGGCGGCCTGCGGGAACGGATTGGCGGCTTTTTCTTCCGCTGGCGCGACGTTCTCCCGGTTCCGATCGCCCTGTTCCTGGTGGCGCGGGCGAAGTTCCGCCCGCTCGGATGGCTGCTCGGCCTGCCCCTCGTCGCCGCCGGGGAGATCTTGCGGCTGGCGGCGATCAGGCATATCGGGCCGACGACCCGGACGCGCGAAATCTGCGCCGATCGTCTCGTCACCAGCGGCCCCTACGCCTGGGTGCGGCATCCGCTCTATCTGGCCAACGCCCTGAAGGTCGCGGGGATGCTGCTCTGCGCCGGCAATCTGCCGGCCGGCGTCCTCGCGACGATATTCTATACCGTTGAATTTACAACGATGATCCCGTACGAAGAGGCGTTCCTGAAAGACAGGTTCCCCGAATCGTTCGAATCCTGGGCCGCGCGGACGCCCGCGTTCATCCCGCGGCGACCGGAGAAAGCCGACGAAAACGCCGAAACGCACCCGAAATGGGATTGGGGGGAAGCCTTCCGGTCCGAGCGCCGCACGTTCACGTCGACCGGCCTGATCCTGTCGGCGCTGGCGGGTGCATGCCTGGCGCGCAGGGAGAATACGGCGTGA
- the lpxB gene encoding lipid-A-disaccharide synthase translates to MSPKRIFFIAGEHSGDLQGSLVLSHMKKLEPDIVAEGIGGPLMRKAGFECIHSIDELAVIGFVEVLSNFRHLYGIYSDTCRILAERRPDVLVLIDYPGFNVRVAKAAKALGIHVVYYITPQVWAWHSSRVRKIASVINEAVVVFPFEVDIWRQAGIPVEWFGHPLIGTAASRMLPGEFRAQHGLGEGQLVSLLPGSRNQEIYYILPPLLKAAKTIAAKRPDTRFLLPVAGSIGDAVLRPHLNDCNLPITVLRGQTYEAVAASDLAMVASGTATLETAILGTPMLIVYQTNWFTSLLSKYLIQVPHIGLPNVVAGREVVSEFIRGDFHPETIAREAVSILESPERQARIRNDLREVRKRLGEPGAAARVAEHLLRRLGEVAKR, encoded by the coding sequence GTGAGTCCGAAACGCATCTTTTTCATCGCGGGCGAGCACAGCGGCGATCTGCAGGGATCGCTCGTGTTGTCCCACATGAAAAAGCTCGAGCCGGACATCGTCGCCGAAGGGATCGGCGGCCCGCTGATGCGCAAGGCCGGCTTCGAGTGCATTCACAGCATCGACGAACTGGCCGTCATCGGGTTCGTCGAGGTGTTGAGCAATTTCCGGCACCTATACGGCATCTACTCGGACACCTGCCGCATCCTTGCCGAGCGGCGGCCCGACGTGCTGGTTCTGATCGATTACCCCGGCTTCAACGTGCGGGTTGCGAAGGCCGCGAAAGCCCTTGGAATACATGTCGTCTATTATATAACGCCGCAGGTCTGGGCATGGCATTCGAGCCGGGTTCGTAAGATAGCGAGCGTTATTAACGAAGCCGTCGTCGTCTTTCCCTTCGAGGTCGACATCTGGAGACAGGCGGGCATCCCGGTCGAGTGGTTCGGCCATCCCCTCATCGGGACGGCCGCGAGCCGGATGCTTCCCGGCGAGTTCCGGGCGCAGCACGGTCTTGGCGAGGGGCAGCTCGTTTCTCTGTTGCCCGGCAGCCGGAACCAGGAGATCTACTATATCCTGCCGCCCCTGCTGAAGGCCGCCAAAACGATCGCCGCGAAGCGGCCCGACACCCGCTTCCTGCTTCCGGTCGCCGGTTCGATCGGCGACGCCGTCCTCCGGCCGCACCTGAACGACTGCAATCTGCCCATCACGGTGCTTCGCGGCCAGACCTACGAAGCCGTGGCCGCATCGGACCTTGCGATGGTCGCCTCGGGGACCGCGACCCTGGAGACGGCCATTCTCGGCACGCCGATGCTGATCGTCTACCAGACGAACTGGTTTACGTCGCTATTGTCCAAATATCTGATCCAGGTGCCGCATATCGGGCTTCCGAACGTCGTCGCCGGCCGCGAGGTCGTTTCCGAGTTCATCCGCGGGGATTTCCACCCCGAAACCATCGCGCGGGAGGCGGTGTCGATCCTCGAGTCGCCCGAACGTCAGGCCCGCATCAGGAACGATCTGCGCGAGGTCCGGAAGCGGCTCGGGGAACCCGGAGCCGCGGCCAGGGTTGCGGAACACCTCCTCCGGCGGCTCGGCGAGGTGGCGAAGCGATGA
- a CDS encoding ABC transporter ATP-binding protein: protein MNTLSRLLGYFRGYLPHLFAGIFFSFVMALCTIYPAWIMKSVVNDVLVNRNVALLNIIAISLIVVMGIKGIANFIQSYIMTWVSQRILTTIRSQCMDHLLRLSLNYYERQRTGQLMSRITSDVLVLQGLLSGSTGLLGDIIAFVGFCGYIFWLHWKLAVISIIIIPIIGAIINKFSRKMKKIGTRMQTRIGDIATVLQEYITGVKVVKSFTLEEFVRGRFETANEENFKETMKGNRINSATSPVIEFINTVGLSIIFWYGGYEVISGRLDAGQLISFLTALVGLFTPIKNISKFSNVLSQSIGAGDRVFEILDAPVDIEDRPGARALPKCRGRVEFKDVTFSYGENEPVIEHLNLTVDPGEVVALVGPSGAGKTTLVNLIPRFFELSSGSIEIDGIDIRDLTVSSLRGNIGLVPQETLLFSGTIEDNIRFGRLDATNDEIVAAAKLANAHDFVLSQPEGYRTHLGERGVNLSGGQGQRLALARAFLKDPRILILDEATSALDSETENLIRESLARLMRNRTTFIIAHRLSTIINADKIVVMQRGKIVETGTHGELLERKGLYAHLYHSQFSAQFAGQMPEKEAACS, encoded by the coding sequence ATGAATACCCTCAGCCGCCTGCTCGGATACTTCCGGGGCTATCTGCCGCATCTGTTCGCGGGGATTTTCTTCAGCTTCGTGATGGCCTTGTGCACGATCTACCCGGCCTGGATCATGAAGAGCGTGGTCAACGACGTGCTGGTCAACCGGAACGTCGCCTTGCTCAACATCATTGCGATCTCCCTGATCGTCGTGATGGGGATCAAGGGCATCGCGAACTTCATTCAGAGCTATATCATGACCTGGGTGTCGCAGCGTATCCTGACGACGATCCGCTCCCAGTGCATGGACCACCTGCTCCGCCTGTCGCTCAACTACTACGAGCGACAGCGCACGGGCCAGTTGATGAGCCGCATCACGAGCGATGTTCTCGTGCTGCAGGGACTGCTGTCGGGCTCGACGGGGCTGCTCGGCGACATCATCGCCTTCGTCGGGTTCTGCGGCTACATCTTTTGGCTCCACTGGAAGCTCGCCGTTATATCGATCATTATTATTCCGATCATCGGCGCGATCATCAACAAGTTCTCGCGCAAGATGAAGAAGATCGGAACCCGCATGCAGACGCGGATCGGCGACATCGCGACGGTGTTGCAGGAATACATCACCGGCGTCAAGGTTGTGAAGTCGTTCACCCTCGAGGAGTTCGTCCGGGGCCGCTTCGAGACGGCGAACGAGGAGAACTTCAAGGAGACGATGAAGGGCAACCGCATCAACTCCGCCACATCGCCGGTCATCGAGTTCATCAACACGGTCGGTCTCTCGATCATCTTCTGGTATGGCGGCTACGAGGTCATCAGCGGCAGGCTCGACGCCGGCCAGCTCATCAGCTTCCTGACGGCTCTCGTCGGGCTGTTCACCCCGATCAAGAACATATCGAAGTTCAGCAACGTGCTCTCGCAGTCGATTGGCGCCGGCGACCGGGTCTTCGAGATCCTCGACGCCCCTGTCGACATCGAGGACCGCCCCGGTGCCCGCGCCCTTCCGAAGTGTCGCGGCCGCGTCGAGTTCAAGGATGTCACGTTCTCGTACGGCGAAAACGAGCCTGTGATCGAACATCTGAACCTCACCGTCGATCCCGGCGAAGTGGTGGCGCTCGTCGGTCCGTCGGGGGCCGGAAAGACCACTTTGGTCAACCTGATTCCGCGATTTTTCGAGCTGTCATCCGGAAGCATCGAAATCGACGGGATCGACATCCGCGACCTGACGGTCTCTTCCCTGCGCGGTAACATCGGCCTGGTGCCACAGGAAACACTGCTTTTCTCGGGAACAATAGAGGATAATATACGATTCGGCCGGCTCGATGCGACGAACGATGAGATCGTCGCGGCGGCGAAACTCGCCAACGCCCACGATTTCGTGCTGAGCCAGCCCGAAGGATACCGGACCCACCTCGGCGAGCGCGGCGTGAACCTTTCGGGCGGCCAGGGACAACGGCTGGCGCTTGCCCGGGCGTTTCTGAAAGACCCGAGAATCCTGATCCTCGATGAGGCGACCTCGGCGCTCGACTCCGAGACCGAGAACCTGATCAGGGAGTCGCTTGCCCGGTTGATGCGAAACCGCACGACGTTCATCATCGCTCATCGCCTTTCCACGATCATCAACGCCGACAAGATCGTCGTGATGCAGCGCGGAAAGATCGTCGAGACGGGCACTCACGGGGAACTCCTCGAACGGAAGGGCCTCTACGCGCATCTGTATCATTCCCAGTTCTCGGCGCAGTTTGCCGGGCAAATGCCGGAAAAGGAGGCGGCGTGTTCGTGA
- a CDS encoding lysophospholipid acyltransferase family protein, protein MKRRFPPALEPDVSVKDDPRWSEPAYLPKVRFKGRLAALFVRFWSSTVRLERIGREHEKAAIASGRPVLYVAWHGSQVVPLFEFSNRGILIMTSLSRDGDIQTMSMSCLGYRTVRGSSSRGGARALLGMVREMNRGISASLMVDGPRGPYHEAKPGAVLLAQKTRAVVLPVGVGYANVIRLNNWDRFEIPLPFSRVVVATGMPFDIGSDLDLEAGARLIEARIAETVAEAERRIAA, encoded by the coding sequence GTGAAACGACGATTCCCGCCCGCTCTCGAACCGGACGTCTCCGTGAAGGACGATCCGCGGTGGAGCGAACCGGCGTATCTCCCGAAGGTCCGCTTCAAGGGGCGTCTGGCTGCCTTGTTCGTGCGGTTCTGGTCGAGCACCGTGCGCCTCGAACGGATCGGCAGAGAGCACGAGAAGGCCGCCATCGCGAGCGGCAGACCGGTCCTGTACGTCGCCTGGCACGGCTCGCAGGTCGTCCCGCTGTTCGAGTTCAGCAACCGCGGGATCCTTATCATGACGTCGCTGTCGCGTGACGGCGATATTCAGACGATGAGCATGTCGTGCCTCGGATATCGCACGGTGCGGGGCTCGAGTTCGCGCGGCGGCGCCCGCGCGCTTCTCGGCATGGTCCGCGAGATGAACCGCGGCATCAGCGCGTCGCTGATGGTCGACGGGCCGCGCGGGCCGTATCACGAGGCGAAGCCCGGCGCGGTGCTTCTGGCGCAGAAGACACGGGCCGTGGTGTTGCCGGTCGGCGTCGGATACGCAAACGTCATCCGGCTGAACAACTGGGACCGGTTCGAGATCCCGCTTCCGTTCTCGCGGGTGGTCGTCGCGACCGGGATGCCTTTCGACATTGGTTCGGATCTCGATCTCGAGGCCGGAGCGCGGCTGATCGAAGCCCGGATCGCCGAGACCGTGGCCGAGGCGGAAAGGAGGATCGCGGCGTGA
- the lpxB gene encoding lipid-A-disaccharide synthase, with protein sequence MTDGKRRMKILISAGETSGDIYAAALIDELLKCGDFEIHAVGGTQTARRKVNILYDSQNWAAIGYIEAIKQAPKLLLVLRNLKQFLADERPDLLILLDYPGFNMRLAREATRLGIPSLYVFPPSKFATNPADVADAARNITAVAANFSFTYEVYKAAGANVEFVGHPLIDLARPTMSRDEAVRTFGLDAKKPIVGLCPGSRKSELDQLMPLMLDTAKLLLEQEPNLQFVVPVIATEGPNVYGIPKAELRKQIESANLPVKIVEGRIYDVMAISEVLLISSGTATLEATRIGTPMVIVYRVSLFTEIMARLFNKLPEFIGLPNILLGRMAIPELIQRDFTAEQLASTAIDLLRNPEKRERQKRDMAEAIAHLGTSGACGRIAKMALNLLETAKHTHAGRKGA encoded by the coding sequence GTGACCGACGGGAAGCGGCGCATGAAAATCCTCATCAGCGCCGGTGAGACGTCCGGTGACATCTACGCGGCGGCGCTCATCGACGAGCTGCTCAAATGCGGCGACTTCGAAATTCACGCGGTCGGCGGCACCCAGACGGCCCGTCGGAAGGTGAACATCCTGTACGACAGCCAGAATTGGGCCGCCATCGGGTATATCGAGGCCATCAAGCAGGCGCCGAAACTGCTTCTCGTCCTGCGAAACCTGAAACAGTTTCTCGCCGACGAGCGGCCGGATCTGCTGATCCTGCTCGATTACCCGGGATTCAACATGCGTCTGGCCCGTGAGGCGACGCGCCTCGGCATCCCGTCCCTGTATGTGTTTCCGCCGAGCAAGTTCGCGACCAACCCGGCCGACGTGGCGGACGCGGCGCGGAACATCACGGCGGTCGCCGCGAACTTCTCCTTCACGTACGAAGTCTACAAGGCAGCCGGGGCCAACGTCGAGTTCGTCGGCCACCCGCTCATCGACCTCGCGCGGCCCACCATGAGCCGCGACGAGGCCGTCAGGACCTTCGGGCTCGATGCGAAAAAGCCGATCGTCGGCCTCTGCCCGGGAAGCCGGAAGAGCGAACTCGACCAGTTGATGCCTCTGATGCTCGATACGGCGAAACTGCTTCTGGAGCAAGAGCCCAACCTTCAGTTCGTCGTGCCCGTCATCGCGACCGAGGGGCCGAATGTCTACGGCATTCCCAAAGCGGAATTGCGGAAGCAGATTGAGTCGGCGAATCTCCCCGTCAAGATCGTCGAAGGGCGCATCTACGATGTCATGGCGATCTCCGAAGTCCTGCTGATCAGCTCCGGCACGGCCACGCTCGAGGCAACGCGCATCGGCACGCCGATGGTGATCGTATACCGCGTCTCTCTCTTCACCGAGATCATGGCGCGCCTGTTCAACAAACTGCCCGAGTTCATCGGCCTGCCGAACATCCTGCTCGGTCGCATGGCCATCCCCGAACTTATCCAGCGCGATTTCACCGCGGAACAGCTCGCCTCGACCGCCATCGATCTGCTCAGAAACCCCGAAAAGCGTGAGCGGCAGAAGCGCGACATGGCCGAGGCCATCGCGCATCTCGGCACTTCCGGCGCCTGCGGGCGCATTGCGAAGATGGCCCTGAATCTGCTCGAAACCGCGAAACATACGCATGCCGGCCGGAAGGGCGCCTGA
- a CDS encoding lysophospholipid acyltransferase family protein, with the protein MPAGRAPDTNGMQTGRTVFPGLLSRLVDVVSGVACSIPESVGRTAVVAAGWMASRVWRGERARIRETIGRVYHRLGRPLPGPIDPIIDRMFAHFALNIYELLRYPVLKSGELVETFDLKGLEHLDAALARKRGVILAVPHLGNWELLGASIAHRGYPLHSFYLAQKEDEVGGLLDRFRVHSRIVLHDRDRGGVSALKALKKGELLGMIADQDGGNLGVYMDFLGHWVSMPAGIANWSLKTGAAVVPLFGLRNGLSRKYTGWFMPALAEPAGADHAEKAVARTVEIARWFESVILEHPEQYLWFYDRFKPRHEAYTARMKCAGVAMRRGGTAYAVGEPGIGDRS; encoded by the coding sequence ATGCCGGCCGGAAGGGCGCCTGACACGAACGGGATGCAGACGGGGCGCACGGTTTTTCCCGGGTTGCTGAGCCGCCTGGTGGACGTCGTTTCGGGCGTGGCATGCTCGATTCCCGAGAGTGTCGGCCGGACGGCCGTCGTCGCCGCCGGGTGGATGGCATCCCGCGTCTGGCGCGGCGAGCGGGCCAGGATTCGCGAGACGATCGGGCGGGTGTACCACCGTCTCGGCAGACCCCTTCCCGGACCGATCGATCCGATCATCGATCGGATGTTCGCGCATTTCGCGCTGAATATATACGAGTTGCTACGCTATCCAGTCCTGAAGAGCGGAGAGCTGGTCGAGACGTTCGACCTGAAGGGCCTGGAGCACCTGGACGCGGCCCTGGCGCGGAAAAGGGGCGTCATCCTCGCCGTTCCGCATCTCGGCAACTGGGAACTGCTCGGCGCCTCGATCGCCCATCGCGGGTATCCCCTGCACTCTTTCTATCTCGCGCAGAAGGAAGACGAGGTCGGCGGGCTGCTCGACCGGTTCCGCGTTCACTCCCGCATCGTGCTGCACGACCGCGACCGGGGCGGCGTGAGCGCGCTCAAGGCCCTGAAGAAGGGGGAACTCCTGGGGATGATCGCGGACCAGGACGGAGGAAACCTCGGCGTGTACATGGATTTCCTGGGCCACTGGGTGAGCATGCCGGCCGGCATCGCCAACTGGAGCCTGAAAACCGGGGCCGCCGTCGTGCCGCTGTTCGGCCTGCGGAACGGTCTGTCGCGCAAGTATACGGGCTGGTTCATGCCGGCGCTCGCGGAGCCGGCCGGAGCCGATCACGCCGAAAAAGCCGTCGCGCGGACGGTCGAGATCGCGAGGTGGTTCGAATCGGTCATTCTCGAGCATCCCGAGCAGTATCTTTGGTTCTACGACCGGTTCAAGCCCCGCCACGAAGCCTATACCGCGCGCATGAAATGCGCCGGCGTCGCGATGCGGCGGGGCGGGACCGCCTATGCGGTGGGCGAGCCGGGCATCGGGGACAGAAGCTGA
- a CDS encoding glycosyltransferase N-terminal domain-containing protein, translating into MKRVPDARLTVALFLYQSIYGLSLMGAAAVAPFLAGRARRVREGLHEYFGGLPCPPSGPLVWVHGVSMGESAVAGALMDGLKRRAPQLRLGFTTTHPDVLATERRRKRADVTAYFPLDTWPGMARAFDRWNPVMAIVSETDFWPVFSRTCHARDIPLVLANGRISDKLHRFYTAFPAFGRAVFEPFTLLAVQSETDAQRLREMGACPGRIRVTGNVKADLAAVPSADAARRTREWAGSDRLVVFGSIHPAEFELLLPIWKRLLEEQDCCRILVAPRNPALAADWERRLASAGIPSVRRSVFAAPSTSGADARLMLLDTMGELAALYGLAAVAFVGGTLDPAVGGHNPLEVLNHGVPLVMGPHARNFADLVDELVAAGGMERQADAGDIQRCIEGILQAPQRAAELGTAAEAVLVRHRGALARTLELIVPLLPSGVRRTG; encoded by the coding sequence ATGAAACGCGTCCCGGACGCCCGGTTGACGGTTGCCCTTTTTCTATATCAATCTATATACGGTTTGTCCCTGATGGGCGCCGCCGCGGTCGCCCCCTTCCTCGCCGGCCGCGCCAGGCGGGTCAGGGAGGGACTGCATGAGTATTTCGGCGGCCTGCCGTGCCCGCCTTCCGGACCGCTCGTCTGGGTCCACGGGGTTTCGATGGGGGAATCGGCCGTCGCCGGGGCGCTGATGGACGGCCTGAAACGGCGCGCGCCGCAGCTGCGGCTGGGTTTCACGACGACCCATCCGGACGTGCTGGCGACGGAGCGGCGCCGGAAGCGGGCCGACGTGACCGCCTACTTTCCGCTCGACACGTGGCCGGGCATGGCGCGGGCGTTCGACCGGTGGAACCCCGTCATGGCGATCGTTTCTGAGACGGACTTCTGGCCGGTCTTTTCCCGGACGTGCCATGCGAGAGACATTCCGCTCGTCCTGGCGAACGGCAGGATCAGCGACAAGCTTCACAGGTTCTACACGGCGTTTCCCGCGTTCGGGAGGGCGGTCTTCGAGCCGTTCACGCTGCTGGCTGTCCAGAGCGAGACGGATGCCCAACGGCTCAGGGAGATGGGAGCGTGCCCCGGGCGCATCCGGGTCACCGGCAACGTGAAGGCGGACCTGGCCGCCGTGCCTTCGGCCGACGCCGCACGACGGACGCGGGAGTGGGCTGGTTCCGACAGGCTCGTCGTTTTCGGCTCGATCCACCCCGCCGAGTTCGAGCTGCTCCTGCCCATCTGGAAACGGTTGCTGGAAGAGCAAGACTGCTGCCGAATCCTGGTGGCCCCGCGAAACCCCGCGCTTGCGGCCGATTGGGAGCGGCGTCTCGCTTCGGCAGGCATCCCGAGCGTCCGGCGAAGCGTCTTTGCCGCGCCTTCGACATCCGGGGCAGATGCGCGTCTGATGCTCCTCGATACGATGGGCGAGTTGGCGGCTCTCTACGGTCTCGCCGCTGTCGCTTTCGTGGGTGGCACGCTCGATCCGGCCGTCGGCGGCCACAACCCCCTGGAGGTTCTCAACCACGGGGTGCCGCTCGTCATGGGGCCTCACGCGCGCAACTTCGCCGATCTCGTCGACGAGTTGGTCGCCGCCGGAGGCATGGAGCGCCAAGCCGATGCCGGGGATATTCAGCGTTGCATCGAAGGCATTCTCCAAGCCCCGCAACGGGCTGCCGAGCTCGGAACGGCGGCCGAGGCCGTTCTCGTGCGCCATCGGGGAGCCCTTGCGCGGACGCTGGAGCTGATCGTGCCGCTGCTTCCATCCGGGGTGCGTCGAACGGGCTGA
- a CDS encoding chromate transporter, whose product MFTTLVQLALSFALIGLGAYGGGMVTIPLIQHELVDGRHWLTFAEMARLVAIAQMTPGPIAINAATYAGFGVAGIVGSVVATASVVLPSLTILAWLAPLIDRVREQPQTRAIQWGIQLGVVSLILFATWSYGRSVITDGWSLAAAAGSFALLVALEGKLHPMAVVLAMGFLWLVCV is encoded by the coding sequence ATGTTCACAACGCTTGTCCAGCTCGCCCTCAGCTTCGCATTGATCGGCCTCGGTGCATACGGCGGGGGGATGGTCACCATTCCTCTCATTCAGCACGAACTGGTCGATGGCCGCCACTGGCTGACCTTCGCGGAAATGGCTCGACTCGTGGCGATCGCCCAGATGACGCCGGGACCGATCGCCATCAACGCGGCAACCTACGCCGGCTTCGGCGTTGCGGGAATCGTCGGTTCCGTCGTGGCGACGGCGTCGGTGGTGCTACCCTCGCTGACCATCCTCGCCTGGCTGGCGCCGCTGATCGACCGGGTGCGGGAACAGCCTCAGACGCGGGCCATCCAGTGGGGGATCCAGCTGGGCGTGGTGAGCCTGATCCTGTTCGCCACCTGGTCCTACGGCAGATCGGTCATAACGGACGGCTGGTCTCTGGCCGCCGCCGCGGGGAGCTTCGCGTTGCTGGTCGCTCTTGAAGGGAAGCTGCATCCGATGGCGGTCGTTCTGGCCATGGGATTTCTGTGGCTCGTCTGCGTCTGA